In the Pseudonocardia sediminis genome, GTCCAGAAGACCTCGCCCAGCGGTGCGCCGGCGGTCAGCGAGACCACCAGCGCGACAACGGCACCCAGGGCCCACAGGGCCGTCCCCGTGCCGATCACCGGGGGCGAGGAGGTCCATCGGGGTGGCAGGGACGGCGGATCGGTCACGAACGCAGACTAGGGCAGTGATCGGTGTCTAGGGTGTGCGCGTGATCGAGCGCCTCTTCGGTGTCACCGCCCGCGGATCGACCGTTCCCCGAGAGCTGCGCGGGGGACTGGTCACGTTCATGGCGATGGCCTACATCATCGTCCTCAACCCGCTGATCCTCGGATCGATCAGCCCCACCGACCCCTCGGCCAAGGTCGACGCCGTCGGCGGGATCCTGCCGATCGCGCAGGTCGCGGCCGTCACCGCGCTCGTCGCCGGCGTGATGACGATCCTGTTCGGCGTGTTCGCGAACTACCCGTTCGCGATCGCCACCGGACTCGGCATCAACACGCTGCTCGCGGTCACCATCGCACCGCTGATGAGCTGGCCCGAGGCGATGGGCCTGGTCGTCATCGACGGCGTGATCATCGTGCTGCTGGCGGTGACCGGCTTCCGGACGGCGGTGTTCAACGCCGTCCCGACCGAGCTCAAGACGGCGATCGCGGTCGGCATCGGCGCGTTCATCGCGATGATCGGGCTGGTCGACGCCGGGTTCGTGCGCCGGCTGCCGGACGCGGCGAACACGACGGTGCCGGTGTCGCTGGGCATCGACGGGTCGATCGCGTCCTGGCCGACGGCCGTGTTCGTGCTGGGTCTGCTCATCATGGGCGTGCTGGTGGCGCGCAACGTGCGGGCGGCGATCCTGATCGGCGTCGTGATCAACACCGTGATCGCGATCGTGGTCGAGGCGATCTTCCAGGTCGGTCCCTCGGCCGGGACGAACCCGAAGGGCTGGTCGCTCTCGGTCCCGGCGATCCCGGACACCGTCGTCGGCGTCCCGGACCTGTCGCTGGTCGGCAACGTCTCGTTCGGGGCGTTCTCCCGGCTCGACCTGATCACCGTCGTCCTGCTGATCTTCACGCTGGTGCTGGCGAACTTCTTCGACGCGATGGGCACGCTGACCGGTCTCGGCCAGCAGGCCGGACTGACCGACAAGGACGGCAAGCTGCCGAACGTCGGGAAGGCGCTGGTCGTCGAGGGTGCGGGTGCGGTGGCCGGTGGTGTCGGGTCGGCGTCGTCGAACACGCTGTTCGTGGAGTCCGCCGCGGGCGTCGCCGAGGGCGCCCGGACGGGTCTGGCGAACCTGCTCACCGGAGTGCTATTCCTGGCCGCGATGTTCTTCACGCCGCTCTACGCGATCGTGCCGGTCGAGGCCGCGGCGCCGGCGTTGGTCGTGATCGGCGCGATGATGTTCCGCCAGATCACCGCGATCGACCTGTCCGATCTGCGGATCGCGATCCCGGCGTTCCTGACCGTGGTGGTCATGCCGTTCACGTACTCGATCGCGAACGGGATCGGAGCCGGGTTCATCAGCTACGTCGTGCTGGCCGCGGCGACCGGGCGGGCGAGGTCCGTGCACCCGCTGATGTGGGTCGTGGCGGTCGCGTTCGTCGGCTACTTCGCGGTGGGCCCGCTGCGCTCGCTGTTCGTGTGACCGGGGTCGTCGCGAGAACGGTCTTGACCGGACAGCGTAGGTTAGGCTAACTTCAACGAGTCGCTTCGTGGTGGGAGCGGCGCGTCAGTTCGGGACAGAGAAGGCCCCGGCCCCACCGGGCCGGGGCCTTCTCCCTGTGACCCGCATCCGGCCGCCGAGACGGGCGCGGGTACGTCTCCTACAGGCCGTAGATCCGGACCCAGTCGACCTGGAAGTCCAGCTTCTCCGGGGAGCGCTCGTCGAGCGCCGGGATCCAGTCGTCGCCGTAGGGACCGATGTCCTGCTGCATGGCCAGGTGCATCGGGCGCGGCGGGATCGTCTTCCGGTCGGTGGTCCGGAAGACCTCCTTGCCGTCGATGAAGCCCACGATGTGGTCCGGGGTCCACTCGACGGCGTAGTTGTGCCACTGCGTGAAGTCGCCGGTGATCGTCTTACCGACCTGGCTGTTGTCCTCGCCGTAGTGCACGATCACGTGCGACTCCGTGCGGTCCCCCTTCGGGACCTCCATGAAGTTGATCTCGCCGCCCTCGGGCCAGTCCTCGGCGTCCGGCCAGAGCAGGATGACGTCGCCGTAGCCGCTGCCCTTGTTCGTCTTGGCGCGGACCTCCCAGCGCCCGTACTGCTGGCCCTCGCGCCAGGCCATGCCCGCCGAGGTCTTGCCGCGGCTGGTCAGCGTCAGCTTGCCGTCGCCGACGGAGATGTTCTCCGCCTTGTGCCGCCCGACGCCACCGGTGGTCTCCCCGGTGTAGGGGCTCCACAGGTTCCGGTTCAGCGAGGTGCCGTCGAACTCGTCGTTGGCGATCAACGGCCAGTTGTTCTTGACCGCCGCCTCGGCGTCC is a window encoding:
- a CDS encoding DUF2530 domain-containing protein, which gives rise to MTDPPSLPPRWTSSPPVIGTGTALWALGAVVALVVSLTAGAPLGEVFWTCVAGVGVGLFGVSVFTWQRAAARRGSRTAQTGVEGGRAD
- a CDS encoding NCS2 family permease; its protein translation is MIERLFGVTARGSTVPRELRGGLVTFMAMAYIIVLNPLILGSISPTDPSAKVDAVGGILPIAQVAAVTALVAGVMTILFGVFANYPFAIATGLGINTLLAVTIAPLMSWPEAMGLVVIDGVIIVLLAVTGFRTAVFNAVPTELKTAIAVGIGAFIAMIGLVDAGFVRRLPDAANTTVPVSLGIDGSIASWPTAVFVLGLLIMGVLVARNVRAAILIGVVINTVIAIVVEAIFQVGPSAGTNPKGWSLSVPAIPDTVVGVPDLSLVGNVSFGAFSRLDLITVVLLIFTLVLANFFDAMGTLTGLGQQAGLTDKDGKLPNVGKALVVEGAGAVAGGVGSASSNTLFVESAAGVAEGARTGLANLLTGVLFLAAMFFTPLYAIVPVEAAAPALVVIGAMMFRQITAIDLSDLRIAIPAFLTVVVMPFTYSIANGIGAGFISYVVLAAATGRARSVHPLMWVVAVAFVGYFAVGPLRSLFV
- a CDS encoding glycoside hydrolase family 16 protein; this translates as MTALTLLAVLALGAVLGIAVTHDPAGSSQETPAAAPPAPPAPGGMNDQLRPTASSPLDPSNRSDAEAAVKNNWPLIANDEFDGTSLNRNLWSPYTGETTGGVGRHKAENISVGDGKLTLTSRGKTSAGMAWREGQQYGRWEVRAKTNKGSGYGDVILLWPDAEDWPEGGEINFMEVPKGDRTESHVIVHYGEDNSQVGKTITGDFTQWHNYAVEWTPDHIVGFIDGKEVFRTTDRKTIPPRPMHLAMQQDIGPYGDDWIPALDERSPEKLDFQVDWVRIYGL